A single window of Paenibacillus sp. FSL H8-0537 DNA harbors:
- the trxA gene encoding thioredoxin — protein MAVALTKDNFSSNVESGVSLVDFWAPWCGPCKMQLPIVEELATELAGQATIAKINVDEEPELASQFGVMSIPTLILFKDGQPVDKMVGLQSKDALKTKINNQL, from the coding sequence ATGGCAGTAGCATTAACGAAAGACAACTTTTCATCTAACGTAGAGAGCGGCGTATCTCTAGTAGATTTCTGGGCACCTTGGTGCGGACCTTGCAAAATGCAGCTTCCAATCGTTGAAGAATTGGCAACTGAGCTTGCAGGCCAAGCTACAATTGCAAAAATCAATGTCGATGAAGAGCCTGAACTGGCTTCGCAATTCGGCGTAATGAGCATTCCAACGCTTATTTTGTTCAAAGACGGACAGCCCGTTGACAAAATGGTAGGTCTGCAAAGCAAAGATGCGTTGAAAACAAAAATCAACAATCAACTGTAA
- a CDS encoding Rrf2 family transcriptional regulator, producing MNSEFTIAVHSLVYLAHLPENMASSEMIAVNVGTHSARVRKVMSGLRRSGYVDTREGSGGGYRLTIDPSVVTLADVYRVMAQGSLIPSWCSGDPGMECVVGSNMNQVMFRIFCEAEKQLEAHFSHTTIQDVLGQIHACE from the coding sequence TTGAACAGCGAATTTACAATTGCCGTACACAGTCTTGTATATTTAGCTCATTTGCCGGAAAACATGGCAAGCAGCGAAATGATTGCCGTCAACGTTGGGACTCATTCGGCCCGCGTTCGCAAGGTGATGAGCGGCTTGCGCCGCAGCGGCTATGTGGATACGCGCGAAGGATCGGGCGGCGGCTATCGGCTGACGATTGATCCGAGTGTAGTAACGCTTGCCGATGTTTACCGAGTGATGGCGCAAGGTTCGCTTATTCCAAGCTGGTGCTCGGGCGATCCGGGCATGGAGTGCGTCGTTGGCTCCAATATGAACCAAGTGATGTTCCGGATTTTTTGTGAGGCGGAGAAGCAGCTTGAAGCGCATTTCAGTCACACGACCATTCAGGATGTGCTAGGCCAGATTCATGCATGTGAATAG